From the Bacteroidia bacterium genome, one window contains:
- a CDS encoding UvrD-helicase domain-containing protein, which yields MDYLNELNEPQRQAVECTEGPVMIIAGAGSGKTRVLTYRIAHLIQKGVDPFQILSLTFTNKAARAMKERVAKIVGNDAKNLWMGTFHSVFAKILRAEATKLGYPNNFTIYDTEDSKGLIKDILKEQGLDEKIYKASTVLSRISDAKNKLISAAAYNANPQTLNDDKMAAKPKMGLVYELYSKRCFKAGAMDFDDLLFKTNVLLRDFPEVLHKYQHKFKYIMVDEYQDTNFSQYVIVKQLAALNENICVVGDDAQSIYAFRGANIQNILNFEKDYPDLHTYKLEQNYRSTQNIVNAANTVIEKNEVKLKKEVWTSNDTGEKIKVMRAMSDNEEGQIVAHSIFETKMNNQSQNAEFAILYRTNAQSRSMEEALRKKGIPYRIFGGMSFYQRKEIKDLLAYFRLSINPHDEEALKRIINYPARGIGTTTLDKMVIAAGDNDVSIWTVIENLNDFNLELNAGTREKIFGFYTSIKSFSAILPTQNAYDSGSHIASTSGVLKDLYTDKTPEGVARNENIQELLNGLKDFSEEKNEAEEIIFRTLPEFMEDIALLTDADKKENPEEKDVVSLMTIHASKGLEFPYVYIVGVEENLFPSQMSLNSRTDLEEERRLFYVALTRAEKKVSVSYATTRYKWGNLTGCEPSRFIEELGDKFVEMPPERTANAESQQGFFKTFNRTKNTAPEKTFSAEPKKNFVKVNAAKPASGEIYDNSHLKDLQVGMEVSHERFGNGKVINMEGVFPNNKATVFFQGVGQKQLLLKFAKLKILN from the coding sequence ATGGATTATTTGAACGAGCTGAACGAGCCGCAACGTCAGGCAGTGGAATGCACAGAAGGTCCGGTAATGATTATTGCCGGAGCTGGTTCTGGAAAAACGCGCGTACTGACGTATCGCATTGCACACTTGATTCAAAAAGGCGTTGATCCTTTCCAAATTTTATCACTTACGTTTACCAATAAAGCTGCACGTGCTATGAAAGAACGTGTTGCAAAAATTGTAGGCAACGATGCGAAAAATTTATGGATGGGAACTTTCCATTCCGTGTTTGCAAAAATATTGCGCGCAGAAGCTACAAAATTAGGTTATCCAAATAATTTCACGATTTACGATACCGAAGATTCGAAAGGATTAATCAAAGATATTTTAAAGGAACAGGGTTTGGATGAGAAGATTTACAAGGCTTCTACCGTTTTGTCTCGCATTTCGGATGCGAAAAACAAATTGATTTCTGCAGCAGCGTACAATGCCAATCCGCAAACGCTGAACGATGATAAAATGGCAGCAAAACCGAAAATGGGTTTGGTGTATGAATTATATTCCAAACGCTGTTTTAAAGCAGGTGCAATGGATTTTGACGATTTGCTTTTTAAAACAAATGTGTTGCTGCGCGATTTCCCAGAAGTGTTGCACAAATATCAACACAAGTTTAAATATATTATGGTGGATGAGTATCAAGACACGAATTTTTCGCAATACGTAATTGTGAAACAATTGGCGGCTTTGAACGAAAATATTTGTGTGGTTGGAGATGACGCACAAAGCATATACGCTTTTCGCGGAGCCAATATTCAGAACATTTTAAACTTCGAAAAAGATTATCCGGATTTACACACGTATAAACTCGAACAAAATTATCGCTCTACGCAAAACATTGTAAACGCTGCAAATACTGTGATTGAAAAGAATGAAGTGAAGTTGAAAAAAGAAGTGTGGACAAGTAACGATACAGGCGAAAAAATTAAAGTGATGCGCGCCATGTCGGACAACGAAGAAGGTCAAATTGTGGCGCATTCCATCTTCGAAACAAAAATGAATAATCAGTCGCAGAATGCTGAATTTGCTATACTTTATCGTACTAACGCACAATCGCGTTCTATGGAAGAAGCACTGCGAAAAAAAGGAATTCCGTACCGAATTTTTGGAGGAATGTCGTTTTATCAACGCAAGGAAATAAAAGATTTATTGGCGTATTTCCGACTCAGTATTAATCCGCATGACGAAGAAGCGCTGAAAAGAATTATCAATTATCCGGCACGCGGAATTGGTACTACAACGCTCGACAAAATGGTTATTGCTGCAGGAGATAACGATGTAAGCATTTGGACGGTAATTGAAAATTTGAACGATTTTAATTTGGAATTAAATGCGGGAACACGTGAAAAAATATTCGGATTTTATACTTCGATAAAAAGTTTTTCCGCCATTCTTCCTACGCAAAATGCTTACGACAGCGGTTCGCACATCGCTTCGACATCTGGAGTTTTAAAAGATTTATATACAGATAAAACGCCTGAAGGAGTTGCGCGAAATGAAAATATTCAAGAATTATTAAATGGATTAAAAGATTTTTCGGAAGAAAAAAATGAAGCCGAAGAAATTATTTTTCGCACACTTCCCGAATTTATGGAAGACATTGCTTTGCTTACGGATGCTGATAAAAAAGAAAATCCAGAAGAAAAAGATGTTGTTTCGTTGATGACTATTCATGCTTCCAAAGGCTTGGAGTTTCCGTACGTGTATATTGTGGGCGTGGAAGAAAATTTATTTCCTTCGCAGATGTCGCTTAATTCCAGAACGGATTTGGAAGAAGAACGCAGATTGTTTTATGTGGCGCTTACGCGAGCCGAAAAAAAAGTTTCTGTTTCGTATGCTACAACGCGCTACAAATGGGGAAACTTAACCGGTTGCGAACCCAGTCGTTTTATTGAAGAGTTGGGCGATAAATTCGTGGAAATGCCTCCTGAAAGAACTGCGAATGCAGAAAGTCAGCAAGGATTTTTTAAAACATTTAACAGAACAAAAAATACAGCTCCTGAAAAAACTTTTTCAGCCGAACCGAAAAAGAATTTTGTGAAAGTGAATGCGGCGAAACCTGCTTCTGGTGAAATCTACGACAACAGTCATTTGAAAGATTTACAAGTGGGAATGGAAGTTTCGCACGAACGGTTTGGAAACGGAAAAGTAATTAATATGGAAGGCGTTTTTCCGAACAACAAAGCCACTGTGTTTTTTCAAGGCGTTGGACAAAAACAATTGCTGTTGAAATTCGCGAAGCTGAAAATTTTAAATTAA
- a CDS encoding group III truncated hemoglobin — MKKDIQNRKDIELLINHFYEEVRKDELIGFIFNDIASVNWEKHLPIMYDFWEGLLFGNSNYKGNPMLVHIQLDKKIMLLPEHFERWKKLFFQSLDSLFQGEKTEETKSKANSIASVMLHKVENMRG; from the coding sequence ATGAAAAAAGATATACAAAATCGTAAAGATATAGAACTGCTCATCAATCATTTTTACGAAGAAGTGCGAAAGGACGAACTCATCGGATTTATTTTTAATGATATTGCAAGTGTAAATTGGGAAAAGCATTTACCCATTATGTACGATTTCTGGGAAGGGTTATTATTCGGGAATAGCAATTACAAAGGCAATCCAATGCTCGTACATATACAGCTCGACAAAAAAATAATGTTATTACCCGAGCATTTTGAACGCTGGAAAAAATTATTTTTTCAATCCCTCGATTCTCTTTTTCAAGGAGAAAAAACAGAAGAAACAAAATCAAAAGCCAATTCGATTGCTTCCGTAATGCTTCACAAAGTGGAAAATATGCGCGGTTGA
- a CDS encoding RsmB/NOP family class I SAM-dependent RNA methyltransferase, producing MKKEFHLKFHTKHILEIFATLKFIFEEKNYADKAIEKTMRANKKWGVKDRAFVSDTVYDMVRNWRLLTTVAGVDNIVSEKNCWDLFGTWLVMRNFELPESGRFHSVHPEKVDLKLKKFERIRAIRESFPDWLDKLCEKEIGAKWTNMARALNKKPSMFLRVNLLKTTLSELQTLLAEEQVETFPVVWSPYALELKFSRNVFRTEAFRQGLFEVQDSASQMVADFLDVKPGMRVIDGCAGTGGKTMHLSSFMKNKGRIIALDTKDWKLAELKKRASRAGASIIEAKIIESSKTTKRLNGTGDRVLLDVPCSGLGVLRRNPDSKWKITAEEIERVKIEQSEILERYSHMTKVGGKMVYAVCSVLPSEGEEQIKKFIARNPDFEFMGEKRYSPELMNCDGFYMALLERKK from the coding sequence ATGAAAAAAGAATTCCACCTAAAATTTCATACCAAACACATTCTTGAAATTTTCGCCACACTCAAATTTATTTTTGAAGAAAAAAATTATGCTGATAAAGCCATCGAAAAAACGATGCGTGCCAATAAAAAATGGGGCGTAAAAGATCGCGCATTCGTTTCCGATACAGTGTATGATATGGTTCGCAATTGGCGTTTATTAACAACAGTAGCCGGAGTAGATAATATTGTATCGGAAAAAAATTGTTGGGATTTGTTCGGCACTTGGTTAGTGATGCGCAATTTCGAATTACCAGAAAGCGGTCGATTCCATTCCGTTCATCCTGAAAAAGTAGATTTAAAATTAAAAAAATTCGAACGCATTCGTGCGATTCGAGAATCGTTTCCGGATTGGTTGGATAAATTATGCGAAAAAGAAATAGGTGCAAAATGGACGAATATGGCGCGGGCATTGAATAAAAAGCCCTCCATGTTTTTACGTGTCAATTTATTAAAAACAACATTAAGCGAATTACAAACATTATTGGCAGAAGAACAAGTGGAAACTTTTCCAGTAGTTTGGTCGCCGTACGCACTCGAATTAAAATTTAGTAGAAACGTTTTTCGTACCGAAGCATTTCGTCAAGGATTATTTGAAGTACAAGATTCTGCATCGCAAATGGTAGCTGATTTTTTAGATGTAAAACCTGGAATGCGTGTGATAGATGGATGTGCAGGCACAGGAGGAAAAACAATGCACCTTTCTTCTTTCATGAAAAATAAAGGAAGAATTATTGCACTTGATACAAAAGATTGGAAATTAGCAGAACTTAAAAAAAGAGCATCGCGTGCGGGAGCAAGCATTATTGAAGCAAAAATAATTGAATCGTCAAAAACAACAAAGCGTTTGAATGGCACTGGCGATAGAGTTTTGCTGGATGTCCCGTGTTCAGGTTTGGGAGTGTTGAGAAGAAACCCAGATAGCAAATGGAAAATAACTGCAGAAGAAATTGAGCGTGTAAAAATAGAACAAAGCGAAATTTTAGAACGTTATTCGCACATGACGAAAGTTGGCGGGAAGATGGTATACGCGGTGTGTAGCGTGTTACCATCGGAAGGAGAAGAGCAAATAAAAAAATTTATTGCCAGAAATCCAGATTTTGAATTCATGGGAGAA